The proteins below come from a single Columba livia isolate bColLiv1 breed racing homer chromosome 26, bColLiv1.pat.W.v2, whole genome shotgun sequence genomic window:
- the TRNP1 gene encoding TMF-regulated nuclear protein 1, whose product MPVPGHTEPGAAPVSIPVQYRGVQSPVSAPSRYHTAPYPACCRTGPRRARAPPTKAVPYRAGPVFVQIPAPRCTEPGAGTEPGPVMMPVPVPYRARASPAKAVPYRAGVAPLHAGAEPVPEPPPAGPSRTEPAPPPGYISSPWRCPAPVPVPMAAAAAADPSPATGSEQRPDRGGTGTTTTNPSGSTGSSSSPGPVELAAARRRLVAAEGRRRAAAELECRVRQVHCALRHAELRLAARAEALGRLGAGVAQAQLALAAQSQRLQKGLRRRPRPRPAALLAAARALRSCVPWAPARSRGAAAPATAARRLPAAPRSPA is encoded by the coding sequence ATGCCGGTACCGGGCCATACCGAGCCCGGGGCCGCGCCGGTGTCGATACCGGTGCAGTACCGAGGTGTACAGAGCCCGGTGTCAGCACCGAGCCGGTACCATACCGCGCCATACCCAGCCTGCTGCCGCACCGGGCCACGCCGAGCCCGAGCACCCCCCACCAAGGCTGTACCGTACCGGGCCGGGCCCGTGTTCGTGCAGATACCGGCGCCGCGCTGTACCGAGCCCGGTGCCGGCACGGAGCCCGGACCCGTCATGATGCCTGTACCGGTGCCGTACCGAGCCCGAGCATCCCCCGCCAAGGCTGTACCGTACCGGGCCGGGGTCGCGCCCCTCCATGCCGGTGCGGAGCCGGTGCCGGAGCCGCCCCCGGCGGGGCCGAGCCGCACGGAGCCGGCACCGCCCCCGGGCTATATATCCTCGCCGTGGCGCTGCCCTGCTCCCGTTCCCGTTCccatggcggcggcggcagcggcggatCCAAGTCCGGCTACCGGCAGCGAGCAACGCCCCGACCGCGGCGGTACcggcaccaccaccaccaaccccagcggcagcaccggcagcagcagcagccccgggcCGGTAGAGCTGGCGGCGGCTCGGCGGCGGCTGGTGGCGGCGGAAGGTCGTcgccgggcggcggcggagcTGGAGTGCCGGGTCCGGCAGGTTCACTGCGCCCTGCGGCACGCCGAGCTCCGCCTGGCCGCCCGCGCCGAGGCCCTGGGCCGCCTGGGGGCCGGGGTGGCCCAGGCGCAGCTGGcgctggcagcgcagagccAGCGGCTGCAGAAGGGGctgcgccgccgcccccgcccccggcccgccgCCCTCCTGGCCGCCGCCCGCGCCCTCCGCAGCTGCGTCCCCTGGGCCCCCGCCCGCTCCCGCGGCGCCGCCGCACCGGCCACCGCTGCCCGGCGACTGCCCGCGGCACCACGCAGCCCCGCATAG